The following coding sequences lie in one Verrucomicrobiia bacterium genomic window:
- a CDS encoding UvrD-helicase domain-containing protein → MSRDYVLQPFRAPVELAIHYAQELNEQQLAAVTAPPGPALVIAGAGSGKTRTLTYRVAYLLEQGIPPDRMLLLTFTNKAAKEMMRRVADLLGQDLPALWGGTFHSVGNRILRQHAPKLGFGRDFTILDRDDAKALIKSCIAEAQIDVKATRFPKPEVLAEVFSLAVNTHKSVAEIIGEQYDHFAHLTPAIAGLAQRYADKKRATNAMDFDDLLVLWLRLLQEHNDICEQFQRRFQFILVDEYQDTNKLQSDLIDLLAARSRNVMVVGDDAQSIYAWRGANFQNILKFPERYPGAKVFKIETNYRSTPEILNVANAAITANVNQFAKELTPARKPGMKPALVTCEDAGQQAAFVAQRMLELREEGAALDDIAVLYRSHFHALELQLELTRRNIPFTITSGIRFFEQAHIKDVTAYIKFVTNPRDELSFKRVVELLPGVGGKAADKLWAGFCAECGVRSAELGMGTSNNQQPTTTVQSEDANATRATQPVALLATALQKCSKAVPKKAATAWAQFVATLAQLEAPDVRHSAAKMIKLVIDAGYDDYLIENYDNHANRLDDLEQLAIFARQLPDVEDFLTQLALLTNVEAEDDKPKPQDEESVKLSTIHQAKGLEFDIVFVIMLCDGLFPSARSLDTSEGLEEERRLFYVAVTRARNELYLSYPLVRKGFAGDAFDLQQPSRFLREIPADLLGEWNLRAY, encoded by the coding sequence ATGTCGCGCGACTATGTCTTGCAGCCGTTCCGGGCGCCGGTGGAGCTTGCCATCCATTATGCCCAGGAGCTGAACGAGCAGCAACTGGCGGCCGTCACGGCGCCGCCGGGGCCGGCCCTCGTGATCGCCGGCGCGGGCTCGGGCAAGACGCGGACGCTGACCTATCGCGTGGCCTACCTGCTGGAGCAGGGCATCCCGCCGGACCGCATGTTGCTCCTCACCTTCACCAACAAGGCGGCCAAGGAGATGATGCGGCGCGTGGCGGATTTGCTCGGACAGGATTTGCCCGCGCTGTGGGGCGGCACCTTTCATTCCGTCGGCAACCGCATCCTGCGCCAGCACGCCCCCAAGCTCGGTTTCGGCCGGGACTTCACCATCCTCGATCGCGATGACGCCAAGGCGCTCATCAAGTCGTGCATCGCCGAGGCGCAGATTGACGTGAAGGCGACGCGCTTTCCCAAGCCGGAAGTGCTGGCGGAGGTCTTTTCGCTCGCGGTGAACACCCACAAGTCCGTCGCGGAAATCATCGGCGAACAATACGATCATTTTGCGCATCTCACGCCGGCCATTGCCGGGCTGGCCCAGCGTTACGCGGACAAGAAGCGCGCCACAAATGCCATGGACTTCGATGATTTGCTGGTGCTCTGGCTGCGGCTGTTGCAGGAGCACAACGACATTTGCGAGCAATTTCAGCGGCGGTTCCAGTTCATTCTCGTGGACGAGTATCAGGACACGAACAAGCTCCAGAGCGATTTGATCGATCTGCTCGCGGCGCGCAGCCGGAACGTGATGGTGGTGGGCGATGACGCGCAGAGCATTTATGCGTGGCGCGGGGCGAATTTTCAAAACATCCTGAAGTTCCCCGAGCGTTATCCGGGCGCGAAGGTGTTCAAGATCGAAACCAACTACCGCAGCACGCCGGAGATCTTGAATGTGGCGAACGCGGCCATCACCGCGAACGTAAACCAGTTTGCCAAGGAGCTGACGCCGGCGCGGAAACCGGGGATGAAACCGGCGCTGGTCACGTGCGAGGATGCCGGACAGCAGGCGGCGTTTGTGGCGCAGCGAATGTTGGAGTTGCGGGAGGAGGGCGCGGCGCTGGACGACATTGCGGTGCTGTATCGCTCGCATTTTCACGCACTCGAACTGCAACTGGAGCTCACGCGGCGGAACATTCCGTTTACGATCACCAGCGGCATCCGGTTCTTCGAGCAGGCGCACATCAAGGACGTCACGGCTTACATCAAGTTCGTGACGAATCCGCGGGATGAACTGTCGTTCAAGCGCGTGGTGGAATTGTTGCCGGGCGTGGGCGGCAAGGCGGCGGACAAGTTGTGGGCCGGGTTTTGTGCGGAGTGCGGAGTGCGGAGTGCGGAATTGGGGATGGGAACATCCAATAACCAACAACCAACAACCACCGTTCAATCGGAGGACGCGAACGCAACACGCGCTACGCAACCGGTTGCCCTCCTAGCCACGGCGCTCCAGAAATGTTCCAAAGCCGTGCCGAAGAAAGCCGCCACTGCGTGGGCGCAGTTCGTGGCAACGCTGGCGCAACTGGAGGCGCCGGACGTGCGCCATAGTGCAGCGAAGATGATCAAGCTCGTCATCGACGCAGGTTACGACGATTACCTGATTGAGAATTACGACAATCACGCGAACCGGCTGGATGACCTGGAGCAACTGGCGATATTCGCGCGGCAATTGCCCGACGTGGAGGATTTTCTGACGCAACTGGCGTTGCTGACGAACGTGGAGGCCGAGGACGATAAACCCAAGCCGCAGGATGAAGAATCGGTGAAGCTTTCGACGATCCACCAAGCCAAGGGGCTGGAGTTCGACATCGTGTTTGTGATCATGCTGTGCGACGGGCTGTTTCCCTCGGCGCGCTCGCTCGACACGTCCGAGGGATTGGAGGAGGAGCGGCGGTTGTTCTACGTGGCGGTGACGCGGGCGCGGAACGAGCTTTACCTGAGTTACCCGCTGGTGCGGAAAGGGTTTGCCGGTGACGCGTTTGATTTGCAGCAGCCGTCGCGCTTCCTGAGAGAAATTCCCGCAGACCTGCTGGGGGAGTGGAATCTGCGCGCTTACTGA
- a CDS encoding GAF domain-containing SpoIIE family protein phosphatase, translating to MTPDHGSLPILFAITNSGWAFVVIFLSTLVIALLAIFRRNTERIQDLQARLALYEERRRLAFENLQPLGDAFHSGTKMEAMMHAIVRFAIRTTVASAGALFLPEGAEGRLTRRLTIGSFPALSAPPREPETFAAGEGFIGQTAALGRCMLVRDAINDERFPKPAAGEPIRSLLTVPLKFRNRLLGVIAVINKQPDHELAPPFFTEFDYFLLDALAAQIAMSLYLAEAFEVQAAQQRLDADLRLASEAQALLLPKVTPTISGFEIAGANQPALRVGGDYFDYLALDAQRVGVAIADASGKGAAGALVMAMCRSVMRSQMLQHTAPAQALTEFNHQVSPDLREDTFVTVLYGILDGPKRTFRFARAGHDPLLWVHADTGAVDVLAPKGVAIGLDREGKLDNARAEQEIAVATGDLLVLYTDGLTEAVGPAGEEFGRDRLIALLQAKRGATALEISAAVFGGVKQFTQDAPLADDQTLVVIKAV from the coding sequence GTGACGCCCGACCACGGATCGCTTCCAATTCTGTTTGCCATCACCAATTCGGGCTGGGCTTTTGTCGTCATCTTTCTTTCCACGCTGGTCATCGCACTGCTCGCGATTTTCCGTCGAAACACGGAACGGATTCAGGATTTGCAGGCGCGGCTCGCGCTCTACGAGGAACGCCGCCGGCTGGCCTTCGAAAACCTGCAACCGCTGGGCGACGCCTTTCACTCGGGCACAAAAATGGAGGCGATGATGCACGCCATCGTGCGCTTCGCCATCCGGACCACGGTGGCCTCGGCGGGCGCGCTGTTCCTGCCCGAAGGCGCCGAGGGCCGCCTGACGCGCCGCCTCACGATTGGTTCCTTTCCCGCCCTCTCCGCGCCACCCCGCGAGCCGGAAACCTTCGCGGCCGGCGAGGGTTTCATCGGGCAGACGGCCGCCTTGGGCCGCTGCATGCTGGTTCGCGATGCCATCAATGACGAACGTTTTCCGAAGCCGGCCGCAGGCGAACCGATTCGCAGTTTGCTGACCGTGCCCCTGAAGTTCCGCAACCGCCTGCTGGGCGTCATCGCCGTCATCAACAAGCAGCCGGACCACGAACTCGCGCCACCGTTCTTCACCGAGTTCGACTATTTTCTGCTCGATGCGCTGGCGGCCCAAATCGCGATGTCACTTTACCTTGCCGAGGCATTTGAAGTTCAGGCGGCACAGCAACGGCTCGACGCGGACCTGCGCCTGGCCAGCGAAGCCCAGGCCCTGCTCCTGCCCAAGGTCACACCCACCATCAGCGGGTTTGAAATCGCCGGCGCCAACCAGCCCGCCTTGCGCGTCGGCGGTGACTACTTTGATTACCTGGCGCTGGACGCACAACGAGTCGGAGTGGCCATTGCCGATGCTTCCGGCAAAGGCGCTGCGGGCGCCTTGGTCATGGCCATGTGCCGCTCCGTCATGCGCTCCCAAATGCTGCAACACACCGCCCCGGCGCAGGCGCTGACCGAGTTCAACCATCAGGTATCCCCCGATTTGCGCGAAGACACCTTCGTCACCGTGTTGTATGGCATCCTTGATGGCCCGAAGCGGACGTTCCGCTTTGCCCGCGCCGGGCATGATCCGCTGCTCTGGGTCCATGCCGACACAGGCGCGGTGGACGTGCTCGCCCCCAAAGGCGTGGCCATCGGCCTGGACCGCGAAGGCAAGCTGGACAATGCCCGGGCCGAGCAGGAGATCGCCGTGGCAACCGGCGACCTGCTGGTGCTTTACACGGACGGTCTGACCGAGGCCGTCGGCCCAGCCGGAGAGGAGTTTGGCCGTGACCGGCTCATTGCGTTGTTGCAGGCGAAACGCGGCGCGACCGCGTTGGAAATTTCAGCCGCTGTTTTTGGCGGCGTGAAGCAGTTCACCCAGGACGCACCTTTGGCCGACGACCAGACGCTGGTCGTCATCAAGGCCGTTTGA
- a CDS encoding STAS domain-containing protein — protein MSTSSATLMVLACGHFACVQIHGRANFASALDFKSLCNGLREEHFDRYLIDLTDCTLMDSTFLGVLSGFGLRQPGVELLNPNPRITELLDNLGVLHLFQVTHGPLKLPSPPTSSAPTPLNPSKIELKEASLEAHQTLMSICSDNVPKFKELTQFLAEDLKRLKSGA, from the coding sequence ATGAGCACATCGTCCGCCACTTTGATGGTGCTGGCCTGCGGGCATTTTGCCTGTGTGCAGATCCATGGCCGCGCCAATTTTGCCTCCGCCCTGGATTTCAAATCCCTGTGCAACGGATTGCGCGAGGAGCACTTTGATCGGTATCTCATCGACCTGACTGATTGCACGCTCATGGACAGCACGTTTCTCGGCGTATTGTCGGGCTTCGGCCTCCGCCAGCCTGGCGTTGAACTGCTCAACCCCAACCCGCGCATCACCGAACTGCTCGACAACCTCGGGGTTCTGCACCTGTTCCAGGTGACGCACGGCCCGCTCAAGCTGCCCAGCCCGCCGACCAGTTCCGCGCCGACGCCGCTCAATCCCTCGAAGATCGAGCTCAAGGAAGCCTCGCTCGAAGCGCATCAAACGCTGATGAGCATTTGCTCGGACAACGTCCCCAAGTTCAAGGAGCTCACACAATTCTTGGCAGAAGACCTCAAACGCCTTAAAAGTGGCGCGTGA
- the holA gene encoding DNA polymerase III subunit delta, giving the protein MPPSKSSGPQSPLALICGEDDYAVKQRARQLYQQWCDELGGMDHETIDATAGNADEALKALARLREALQTLPFFGGGKAIWFRDCNFLGDERTATSAAVTSALGDLATELKDFNWQGVRLVISAARVDKRRGFYKTLEKVGAIETFAGWSVDQKGWEDEAERWAEQALQERGKTIAAEALAEMITRVGPNARALASEVEKVSLYAGDRAAVTLADVEAVCVRNKQARAFALGDALGDRDLPRLLKCLDEELWEIRLKVDKDKSTIGLLYGLISKVRVLILLQEMLREGWLKSAARYDQFKAQLAQVPADRLPEDRKYNPLAMHPFVLFNSLRQARNYSSAELVRAMDLLLQANRKLVSSGLDDAMILQQTLARIVGEPSRRPPAVASNRR; this is encoded by the coding sequence ATGCCCCCGTCCAAGTCCAGTGGCCCTCAATCCCCCCTGGCGCTCATTTGCGGCGAAGACGATTACGCCGTCAAACAGCGGGCCCGTCAACTTTACCAGCAATGGTGCGACGAACTGGGCGGCATGGACCACGAAACCATCGACGCCACCGCCGGCAACGCCGACGAGGCGCTCAAAGCCCTGGCCCGCCTGCGCGAAGCGCTCCAGACCCTTCCCTTCTTTGGTGGCGGCAAGGCCATCTGGTTCCGCGACTGCAATTTCCTCGGCGATGAGCGCACCGCCACTTCCGCGGCCGTCACCAGTGCCCTCGGCGACCTCGCCACGGAGCTCAAGGACTTCAACTGGCAGGGCGTCCGCCTGGTCATCAGCGCCGCAAGGGTGGACAAACGCCGGGGCTTCTACAAAACGCTTGAGAAGGTTGGCGCCATCGAAACCTTTGCCGGCTGGTCCGTTGACCAGAAAGGCTGGGAGGACGAGGCAGAACGCTGGGCCGAACAGGCCTTGCAGGAACGCGGCAAAACCATCGCCGCCGAGGCGCTCGCGGAAATGATCACCCGCGTCGGTCCCAACGCCCGCGCCCTCGCTTCCGAAGTCGAAAAAGTTTCATTGTATGCCGGCGACCGGGCTGCCGTGACGCTGGCCGATGTCGAGGCCGTTTGCGTCCGCAACAAACAGGCCCGCGCCTTTGCCCTCGGCGATGCCTTGGGCGACCGGGATCTGCCCAGGCTGCTCAAGTGCCTCGACGAGGAACTCTGGGAAATCCGCCTCAAAGTCGACAAGGACAAGTCCACGATCGGACTGCTCTACGGGCTCATTTCTAAAGTGCGCGTGTTGATTCTGTTGCAGGAGATGCTCCGGGAAGGCTGGCTCAAGTCGGCGGCGCGCTATGACCAGTTCAAGGCCCAGCTCGCCCAGGTGCCGGCCGACCGGCTGCCCGAAGACCGGAAATACAATCCCCTGGCGATGCATCCGTTCGTGCTGTTCAACTCGCTGCGGCAGGCGCGAAATTATTCATCTGCCGAACTGGTGCGCGCGATGGACCTTTTGTTGCAGGCCAACCGGAAACTGGTTTCCAGCGGCCTTGACGACGCGATGATATTGCAGCAAACGCTGGCGCGGATTGTGGGCGAGCCCTCCCGCCGTCCGCCCGCCGTCGCATCGAACCGAAGATGA
- a CDS encoding bifunctional nuclease family protein gives MPANTGSAVFVGNEEKVFVISVDPNMGQIIAMYLHNQRTERPLTHELVQNIFKGFGIGIERVVITELRNATYFARIILQQQNELGRKLVELDARPSDCLALATAQRKPIFVSTALWEQVEDMSEALERMNESGEAE, from the coding sequence CCGGCAGTGCGGTGTTTGTGGGCAATGAGGAGAAGGTTTTCGTCATCAGCGTGGATCCCAACATGGGGCAGATCATCGCCATGTATCTCCACAACCAGCGCACCGAGCGCCCGCTGACCCATGAACTGGTCCAGAACATCTTCAAAGGCTTCGGCATCGGCATCGAACGCGTGGTCATCACCGAACTGCGCAACGCAACGTATTTTGCCCGCATCATCTTGCAGCAGCAGAACGAACTCGGCCGCAAACTGGTCGAACTGGACGCCCGCCCAAGCGATTGCTTGGCCCTCGCCACCGCCCAACGGAAGCCCATTTTTGTCTCCACCGCGCTCTGGGAACAGGTTGAGGACATGAGCGAGGCGCTCGAGCGCATGAATGAATCGGGCGAGGCGGAGTAG